The proteins below come from a single Eucalyptus grandis isolate ANBG69807.140 chromosome 3, ASM1654582v1, whole genome shotgun sequence genomic window:
- the LOC104437822 gene encoding uncharacterized protein LOC104437822 has product MSLRRLRNRAIAILSRAASESETRVMMMEGVEGDAAAVAAAPRYVLNPARISSEDILFCVDVDAESLVEMKATGPGGRPFARLDAIKQSLLLFVHSKLAINPDHRFAFATLSKSAAWLRKEFSSDVESAAAAIRSLSATSACGHADLTQLFRIAAHEAKKSRMQNRIFRVILIYCRSSIQPQHQWPVNQKLFTLDVIYLHDKPGPDNCPQQVYDALVDALEHVSEYEGHIHESGQGLTRILFRHMCMLLSHPQQRCPQDYLDIPKSLVKNHLLPTPHLPKRAQLCPANESKRLFVG; this is encoded by the exons ATGTCACTGCGGCGCCTCCGAAATCGAGCGATCGCGATTCTCAGTCGAGCGGCGAGCGAGAGCGAGACgagagtgatgatgatggaGGGAGTGGAGGGAGacgcggcggcggtggcggcggcgccGCGCTACGTGCTGAACCCGGCGCGGATCAGCAGCGAGGACATCCTCTTCTGCGTCGACGTCGACGCGGAGTCCCTGGTCGAGATGAAGGCGACGGGCCCCGGCGGCCGCCCCTTCGCCCGCCTCGACGCCATCAAGCAgtccctcctcctcttcgtcCACTCCAAGCTCGCCATCAACCCCGACCACCGCTTCGCCTTCGCCACCCTCTCCAAATCCGCTGCCTGG CTCCGTAAGGAGTTCAGCAGTGATGTAGAGTCTGCAGCTGCTGCAATTCGGAGTCTTTCGGCCACCTCAGCTTGTGGTCATGCAGATTTAACGCAGCTATTCCGAATCGCGGCTCATGAAGCTAAGAAATCTCGCATGCAAAATAGAATTTTCAGGGTG ATTCTCATATACTGCAGATCATCCATACAGCCTCAGCACCAGTGGCCAGTTAACCAAAAGCTCTTCACTCTGGATGTCATCTACCTCCACGACAAGCCTGGACCAGATAATTGCCCGCAGCAGGTGTATGATGCCCTCGTCGATGCGCTTGAACATGTGAGTGAATATGAAGGCCACATCCATGAGAGCGGTCAGGGCCTCACACGCATCCTCTTTCGTCACATGTGCATGCTACTGTCGCACCCTCAACAGCGATGTCCTCAAGACTACCTCGACATTCCCAAGTCCCTTGTAAAAAATCACCTGCTGCCGACTCCGCACCTGCCGAAGAGAGCGCAATTGTGCCCCGCCAATGAGAGCAAAAGACTGTTTGTGGGTTAG